In one Brevibacillus composti genomic region, the following are encoded:
- a CDS encoding ATPase, T2SS/T4P/T4SS family: MGLFTRKHEANRLRDRAARAVVAEAAPVHHNPYIDQLADHYKARLLREKNLERLTSLNAAELRQAIERIVSQYMSEEKVVIPRSEKELLLTRLINESVGLGPLEPLLADAEITEISINGHKEVYIEKKGRLELTGLKFRDEEHLRHIVDRIVAPLGRRIDESSPMVDARLKDGSLLQKLNNKTYKEAIQTINDLYKQKVTQ, from the coding sequence ATGGGCTTGTTTACGCGCAAGCATGAAGCGAACAGACTCAGGGACAGAGCGGCTCGTGCGGTTGTTGCGGAAGCCGCTCCCGTTCACCACAACCCCTATATCGACCAGCTGGCTGACCATTATAAAGCGAGACTTTTGCGGGAGAAGAATCTGGAGAGGCTGACCAGCCTCAATGCGGCAGAATTGCGGCAAGCGATCGAGCGGATCGTCTCGCAGTACATGTCCGAAGAAAAGGTAGTCATTCCGCGCAGCGAAAAAGAGCTGTTGCTCACCCGCCTGATCAACGAATCCGTGGGACTGGGGCCCTTGGAGCCGCTTTTGGCAGACGCGGAGATCACGGAAATTTCCATCAACGGGCACAAGGAAGTTTACATCGAGAAAAAGGGGCGCCTGGAATTAACCGGGTTGAAATTTCGCGATGAGGAGCATCTGCGCCACATCGTAGACCGGATCGTCGCACCGCTGGGGCGGCGGATCGATGAAAGCTCTCCGATGGTGGACGCCCGGCTCAAGGACGGCAGCCTGCTTCAAAAATTAAATAACAAAACGTACAAAGAAGCGATCCAGACCATTAACGATTTATACAAACAAAAAGTGACACAGTAA
- a CDS encoding TadE family protein has product MPLKQTIRDEKGSMTIEFLAVLPLVFLILMVCWQFLIGVYAVITAQSAANEAAKVYAITRDSGEALAAAETVVAAAGGGIGYVSGFISNGNYFTAEVKVAVDLIFIPSLMRDNMAPEDRVITFHREMAGRVIR; this is encoded by the coding sequence ATGCCATTAAAGCAAACGATTCGCGATGAAAAAGGATCGATGACGATAGAATTTCTGGCTGTGCTGCCTCTCGTCTTTCTGATCCTGATGGTCTGCTGGCAGTTTTTGATCGGTGTCTACGCCGTAATCACTGCCCAATCCGCGGCCAACGAAGCGGCCAAAGTCTATGCGATCACGAGGGACTCCGGCGAAGCGCTGGCGGCGGCAGAGACAGTAGTGGCCGCCGCTGGCGGGGGAATCGGCTACGTATCCGGTTTTATTTCGAACGGCAACTATTTTACCGCCGAAGTGAAAGTAGCGGTTGATCTCATCTTCATCCCCAGCTTGATGCGCGACAACATGGCGCCGGAAGACCGCGTGATCACCTTTCACCGCGAAATGGCGGGGCGGGTGATTCGCTAG
- a CDS encoding AAA family ATPase, whose amino-acid sequence MSIDTAKILVVVDYDSVKDLLRETLVPYGDVQFTTSPEVKLEIDRIGPDAVLLVQPEDGSGVELIQYIQNELPQSIIIFLTEKQDFALLRDVVSAGAVEYILLPDELNLLNDRMEKIAELIHQRERKLDAAVAGQPFARGRGKVYSFYSGKGGSGRTLLSTAYAQALKLESANRVLLIDLNLQFGGVETFLSLDTNRSLADLMPVLHEMNENHIRNVTQREIHSKLEVMLSPRDAETAEQMTEEFISRLIRASRRSYDYVMIDLPTHMDELTYTALEESDLIYYVMNLDTPSVQSYRQVENLFKQLGIDTAGRLEIVVNMVSKHNELKVADLKGLLPAPITAEICLDQAGVQAAVNQGVPLQKTANEKKLGPVAKDIRNWVRSKLT is encoded by the coding sequence ATGAGCATAGATACGGCCAAAATACTCGTCGTCGTCGACTATGATTCGGTAAAGGATCTGCTGAGGGAAACGCTGGTTCCATACGGGGACGTGCAGTTCACCACATCGCCTGAAGTCAAGCTGGAAATCGACCGGATCGGGCCGGACGCCGTGCTGCTGGTGCAGCCGGAAGACGGCTCCGGCGTCGAGTTGATTCAGTACATACAAAACGAACTGCCACAATCGATCATCATCTTTTTGACGGAGAAGCAGGATTTCGCTTTGCTGCGGGACGTCGTCAGTGCGGGGGCCGTGGAGTACATCCTCTTGCCGGACGAACTGAATCTGCTGAATGACCGCATGGAGAAAATTGCCGAGCTGATTCATCAGCGAGAGCGCAAGCTGGACGCCGCCGTCGCGGGTCAGCCTTTCGCCCGCGGGCGGGGCAAGGTGTACTCCTTTTACAGCGGCAAAGGCGGAAGCGGACGGACTCTGCTGTCGACCGCCTATGCCCAGGCACTGAAGCTGGAATCGGCAAACCGCGTCCTGTTGATCGATCTGAACCTGCAATTTGGCGGGGTGGAAACCTTTCTGTCGCTCGACACCAATCGGTCGCTGGCTGATCTCATGCCTGTTCTCCATGAGATGAATGAAAACCATATCCGCAATGTGACGCAGCGGGAGATCCACTCCAAGCTGGAGGTGATGCTGAGCCCGCGCGATGCGGAGACGGCGGAGCAGATGACCGAAGAGTTTATCAGCCGCCTGATACGCGCGAGCAGGCGCAGCTACGACTATGTCATGATCGACCTGCCGACCCATATGGATGAGCTCACCTATACAGCGCTGGAAGAGTCCGATCTGATCTACTACGTGATGAATCTGGATACACCGTCTGTGCAGAGCTACCGGCAGGTGGAGAATCTGTTCAAACAGCTGGGCATCGATACGGCAGGAAGGCTTGAGATCGTGGTAAACATGGTCAGCAAGCACAACGAATTGAAGGTGGCCGATCTGAAGGGCTTGCTGCCAGCGCCGATTACCGCCGAGATTTGCCTGGATCAGGCGGGCGTTCAAGCTGCTGTCAACCAGGGCGTCCCCCTGCAAAAGACAGCCAATGAAAAGAAACTGGGTCCTGTCGCCAAAGATATCCGCAATTGGGTACGAAGCAAACTGACATAG
- a CDS encoding pilus assembly protein TadG-related protein, translating to MRDRIIPLIKEERGNMLVFSLTIFTFMLLIMFTAVFNFSTVFVGKDKAMNSAQQASMGAIKNVYDAMEQAIIAYDAWAAVNFMPPISPDVAEREHSLRAANPEWAKSEVRYTAIDQVFSEQLAGRPMLMSFVLERLARAKAEIPAVVARILSANQATLENVTIFNGDDRIEVEASVRYKVNKLGLDFFPAYTDTIVQTGESRKIGFLRAL from the coding sequence ATGAGAGACAGGATCATTCCGCTCATAAAAGAGGAACGCGGAAATATGCTGGTTTTTTCTCTGACGATCTTCACCTTTATGCTGCTGATCATGTTTACCGCCGTGTTTAATTTTTCTACCGTCTTCGTCGGGAAGGACAAAGCCATGAATAGCGCACAGCAGGCGAGCATGGGAGCGATCAAGAACGTCTATGACGCGATGGAGCAAGCGATCATCGCCTATGACGCGTGGGCGGCAGTCAATTTTATGCCGCCGATCAGTCCGGATGTCGCCGAGAGGGAGCACTCGCTGCGGGCGGCCAACCCGGAGTGGGCCAAGAGTGAGGTCCGCTATACCGCAATCGATCAGGTATTCAGCGAGCAACTGGCGGGAAGGCCGATGCTGATGAGCTTTGTCCTCGAGAGATTGGCCAGAGCGAAGGCAGAGATCCCCGCTGTGGTGGCCCGCATATTGAGTGCAAACCAGGCCACGCTGGAGAACGTCACGATTTTCAACGGGGATGATCGCATTGAGGTGGAGGCATCGGTCCGATACAAGGTGAATAAGCTGGGCCTCGATTTTTTTCCCGCGTATACGGATACGATCGTACAGACGGGCGAAAGCAGAAAAATTGGCTTCTTGCGGGCGCTTTGA